From a region of the Alosa sapidissima isolate fAloSap1 chromosome 9, fAloSap1.pri, whole genome shotgun sequence genome:
- the LOC121719407 gene encoding NACHT, LRR and PYD domains-containing protein 3-like isoform X3: MGDIPNFSSEPVPSGLKPETHRPPSPVPSCVSMKSDQSMGDNPNFSSEPVPSGLKAPSPVPSCLSMKSNWSLPLPPAFSSGPDHRLPHLTRGQCGGEQVKRNPAITPCGPLSKQEEHLRRVIENHKASLKRRFENISEGIIKPGDEILLSKIYTELYITEGESEGVNKDHEVWEVESASRRQTTEDTPINCNDIFKPLPGQEKHIRTVMTKGVAGIGKTVSVQKFILDWTDGVANQDVDFMFPLPFRELNLVRGDQYSLHKLLLDFHPELNELKDGEGYKDCQVVFIFDGLDESRLTLDLEQNSKLSDVKQTSSVDVLMTSLIQRTLLPSALIWITSRPAAASQIPAQYIDQVTEVRGFNDPQKEEYFRKKISDENQANRIISHIKVSRSLHIMCHIPVFCWIAATVLQQMLEKKNIKYIPKTLTEMFIHFLLIQTTRKDQKYHGGTKANQKKLLESQREMLLKLAELAFKSLENGNLMFYEEDLQKCGIGVPEASVYSGMCTEIFKEESVFHQKKVYCFVHLSVQEFLAALYVFHSYMTENLEALKSFINDKYRHRHDPSPSVVSCLSMLSLRSQDHLQVLLKSAVDKALESRNGHLDLFLRFLMGISLESNQRLLKGLLNCTHSMSKSIKEICQYIKKLNREDLSPERCINLFHCLFEMNDHSMQKEIQNYLSSPKNINREWSPAHCSAMAHMLLMSEEVLEEFDLKKYNTSDEGRRRLLPALRFCTKARLAYCKLTHKSGEDVASILQSPNFLIELDMSHNDLGDSGIQLLAKGLSSPHCKLHTLRLSDCFISEKGCGFLASALTSNPSHLKELDLSYNHPGESGLELLSARQKDPVCKLEILKTDHASLNRARPRLLIYASELTLDPNTAYRYLSLSVGNRKVTCVRDEQPYPDHPERFDRWFQVLCRESLSGRCYWEAEWSGDGAGIAVTYKSIKRKGGDNDIIMGCNAKSWSLNCTPDSYLVWHNNNYTAIPAPSSCSRRVGVYLDWPAGTLSFYSVSSDTLTHLHTFHSTFTEPLCPGFWTVSSMSLCQIS, from the exons TCTGACTCGGGGTCAGTGTGGCGGTGAGCAGGTAAAGAGGAACCCAGCCATCACCCCCTGTGGGCCCCTGAGCAAACAAG AAGAGCACCTAAGGAGAGTTATAGAGAATCATAAAGCCAGTCTGAAGAGGAGGTTTGAGAACATATCTGAAGGCATCATCAAACCAGGAGATGAAATACTCCTCAGTAAGATATACACAGAGCTATAcatcacagagggagagagtgaaggggtGAATAAGGATCATGAGGTTTGGGAGGTAGAGTCAGCATCTCGACGACAAACCACAGAAGACACACCAATCAACTGCAATGACATATTCAAACCCTTACCTGGACAGGAGAAGCACATCAGAACTGTGATGACCAAAGGTGTTGCTGGCATTGGAAAAACAGTCTCAGTGCAGAAGTTCATTCTTGACTGGACAGATGGGGTAGCCAATCAGGATGTAGATTTTATGTTTCCCCTTCCTTTCCGTGAGCTGAATTTAGTCAGGGGTGATCAGTATAGTCTTCACAAGCTCCTGCTTGATTTCCACCCTGAACTGAACGAGCTGAAAGATGGTGAAGGATACAAAGACTGTCAGGTTGTGTTCATCTTTGATGGTTTGGACGAGAGTCGGTTGACTCTGGATCTGGAACAGAACAGTAAGTTGTCTGATGTAAAACAAACATCATCAGTTGATGTTCTGATGACGAGCCTCATTCAAAGAACTCTGCTTCCCTCTGCACTTATCTGGATAACCTCACGACCAGCAGCAGCCAGTCAAATTCCTGCTCAGTATATTGACCAGGTAACAGAAGTACGAGGATTTAATGACCCACAGAAGGAAGAGTACTTCAGGAAGAAAATCAGTGATGAGAATCAGGCCAACAGAATCATCTCACACATTAAGGTATCTAGGAGTCTCCACATCATGTGCCACATTCCTGTCTTCTGTTGGATTGCAGCTACTGTACTTCAGCAGATGCTGGAGAAGAAAAACATCAAATACATTCCCAAAACGCTGACTGAGATGTTCATACACTTCTTGCTCATTCAGACTACCAGGAAGGATCAGAAATATCACGGTGGAACTAAAGCAAATCAAAAGAAACTTCTGGAATCTCAGAGAGAAATGTTACTGAAGCTGGCAGAACTGGCTTTCAAGAGTTTGGAAAATGGAAATCTGATGTTTTATGAGGAAGATCTTCAAAAGTGTGGCATTGGTGTCCCTGAAGCCTCAGTGTACTCTGGCATGTGCACTGAGATCTTTAAGGAAGAATCTGTGTTTCACCAGAAGAAAGTCTACTGctttgtgcatctgagtgttCAGGAGTTTCTGGCAGCTCTGTATGTGTTTCACTCTTACATGACTGAGAATCTTGAAGCACTGAAATCCTTCATCAATGACAAATATAGACATAGGCATGATCCCAGCCCCTCAGTTGTATCATGTCTATCAATGCTGAGCTTAAGATCACAGGATCATCTACAGGTCTTACTTAAGAGTGCAGTGGATAAGGCATTGGAGAGCAGGAATGGACACCTCGATCTTTTCCTTCGCTTCCTTATGGGCATCTCTCTGGAGAGCAATCAGAGACTTTTGAAAGGTCTACTGAACTGCACACATAGCATGTCAAAGAGCATTAAAGAAATATGTCAGTATATTAAGAAGCTCAACAGAGAAGATCTCTCTCCAGAACGATGCATCAATCTTTTTCACTGCTTATTTGAAATGAATGATCATTCCATGCAAAAGGAAATTCAAAATTACTTGTCTTCACCAAAGAACATCAACCGGGAGTGGTCCCCTGCCCACTGTTCAGCAATGGCCCACATGCTTCTGATGTCTGAGGAGGTGCTGGAGGAGTTTGACCTGAAGAAATACAACACATCAGATGAGGGACGCAGGAGACTGCTCCCAGCTCTGAGGTTCTGCACAAAAGCACG ACTTGCTTATTGCAAACTCACACATAAGTCCGGTGAGGATGTGGCTTCAATTCTACAGTCACCAAACTTCCTGATAGAGCTGGACATGAGTCACAATGACCTGGGAGATTCTGGAATTCAGCTTCTCGCTAAGGGACTGTCTAGTCCCCACTGCAAACTGCACACATTAAG gctctctGATTGTTTCATCTCAGAGAAGGGTTGTGGTTTTCTGGCTTCAGCTCTGACATCAAACCCCTCCCACCTAAAAGAACTGGATCTGAGCTACAATCATCCTGGGGAATCAGGACTGGAGCTGTTATCTGCTAGACAGAAGGATCCTGTCTGTAAACTGGAGATACTTAA AACTGACCATGCATCTTTAAACAGAGCACGACCACGTTTGCTGATAT ATGCCTCGGAGCTCACACTGGACCCAAACACAGCATAcagatatctctctctctctgtggggaACAGAAAGGTGACATGTGTGAGAGATGAACAGCCATATCCTGACCACCCAGAGAGATTTGACAGGTGGTTTCAGGTGTTGTGTAGAGAGAGTCTGTCTGGACGCTGCTACTGGGAGGCTGAGTGGAGTGGGGATGGAGCTGGTATAGCTGTGACCTATAAAAGCATCAAGAGGAAAGGGGGGGATAATGACATCATTATGGGATGTAATGCCAAGTCCTGGAGTCTGAACTGCACTCCTGACAGTTACCTTGTCTGGCACAATAATAATTATACTGCCAtacctgccccctcctcctgctccagaAGAGTAGGAGTGTACCTGGACTGGCCGGCCGGCACTCTGTCCTTCTACAGCGTCTCCTctgacacactcacccacctgcACACATTCCACTCCACATTCACTGAGCCCCTCTGTCCAGGGTTTTGGACTGTCTCCTCAATGTCCCTGTGCCAGATCTCATAA
- the LOC121719407 gene encoding NACHT, LRR and PYD domains-containing protein 3-like isoform X2, protein MGDIPNFSSEPVPSGLKPETHRPPSPVPSCVSMKSDQSMGDNPNFSSEPVPSGLKSQTYRAPSPVPSCLSMKSNWSLPLPPAFSSGPDHRLPHLTRGQCGGEQVKRNPAITPCGPLSKQEEHLRRVIENHKASLKRRFENISEGIIKPGDEILLSKIYTELYITEGESEGVNKDHEVWEVESASRRQTTEDTPINCNDIFKPLPGQEKHIRTVMTKGVAGIGKTVSVQKFILDWTDGVANQDVDFMFPLPFRELNLVRGDQYSLHKLLLDFHPELNELKDGEGYKDCQVVFIFDGLDESRLTLDLEQNSKLSDVKQTSSVDVLMTSLIQRTLLPSALIWITSRPAAASQIPAQYIDQVTEVRGFNDPQKEEYFRKKISDENQANRIISHIKVSRSLHIMCHIPVFCWIAATVLQQMLEKKNIKYIPKTLTEMFIHFLLIQTTRKDQKYHGGTKANQKKLLESQREMLLKLAELAFKSLENGNLMFYEEDLQKCGIGVPEASVYSGMCTEIFKEESVFHQKKVYCFVHLSVQEFLAALYVFHSYMTENLEALKSFINDKYRHRHDPSPSVVSCLSMLSLRSQDHLQVLLKSAVDKALESRNGHLDLFLRFLMGISLESNQRLLKGLLNCTHSMSKSIKEICQYIKKLNREDLSPERCINLFHCLFEMNDHSMQKEIQNYLSSPKNINREWSPAHCSAMAHMLLMSEEVLEEFDLKKYNTSDEGRRRLLPALRFCTKARLAYCKLTHKSGEDVASILQSPNFLIELDMSHNDLGDSGIQLLAKGLSSPHCKLHTLRLSDCFISEKGCGFLASALTSNPSHLKELDLSYNHPGESGLELLSARQKDPVCKLEILKTDHASLNRARPRLLIYASELTLDPNTAYRYLSLSVGNRKVTCVRDEQPYPDHPERFDRWFQVLCRESLSGRCYWEAEWSGDGAGIAVTYKSIKRKGGDNDIIMGCNAKSWSLNCTPDSYLVWHNNNYTAIPAPSSCSRRVGVYLDWPAGTLSFYSVSSDTLTHLHTFHSTFTEPLCPGFWTVSSMSLCQIS, encoded by the exons TCTGACTCGGGGTCAGTGTGGCGGTGAGCAGGTAAAGAGGAACCCAGCCATCACCCCCTGTGGGCCCCTGAGCAAACAAG AAGAGCACCTAAGGAGAGTTATAGAGAATCATAAAGCCAGTCTGAAGAGGAGGTTTGAGAACATATCTGAAGGCATCATCAAACCAGGAGATGAAATACTCCTCAGTAAGATATACACAGAGCTATAcatcacagagggagagagtgaaggggtGAATAAGGATCATGAGGTTTGGGAGGTAGAGTCAGCATCTCGACGACAAACCACAGAAGACACACCAATCAACTGCAATGACATATTCAAACCCTTACCTGGACAGGAGAAGCACATCAGAACTGTGATGACCAAAGGTGTTGCTGGCATTGGAAAAACAGTCTCAGTGCAGAAGTTCATTCTTGACTGGACAGATGGGGTAGCCAATCAGGATGTAGATTTTATGTTTCCCCTTCCTTTCCGTGAGCTGAATTTAGTCAGGGGTGATCAGTATAGTCTTCACAAGCTCCTGCTTGATTTCCACCCTGAACTGAACGAGCTGAAAGATGGTGAAGGATACAAAGACTGTCAGGTTGTGTTCATCTTTGATGGTTTGGACGAGAGTCGGTTGACTCTGGATCTGGAACAGAACAGTAAGTTGTCTGATGTAAAACAAACATCATCAGTTGATGTTCTGATGACGAGCCTCATTCAAAGAACTCTGCTTCCCTCTGCACTTATCTGGATAACCTCACGACCAGCAGCAGCCAGTCAAATTCCTGCTCAGTATATTGACCAGGTAACAGAAGTACGAGGATTTAATGACCCACAGAAGGAAGAGTACTTCAGGAAGAAAATCAGTGATGAGAATCAGGCCAACAGAATCATCTCACACATTAAGGTATCTAGGAGTCTCCACATCATGTGCCACATTCCTGTCTTCTGTTGGATTGCAGCTACTGTACTTCAGCAGATGCTGGAGAAGAAAAACATCAAATACATTCCCAAAACGCTGACTGAGATGTTCATACACTTCTTGCTCATTCAGACTACCAGGAAGGATCAGAAATATCACGGTGGAACTAAAGCAAATCAAAAGAAACTTCTGGAATCTCAGAGAGAAATGTTACTGAAGCTGGCAGAACTGGCTTTCAAGAGTTTGGAAAATGGAAATCTGATGTTTTATGAGGAAGATCTTCAAAAGTGTGGCATTGGTGTCCCTGAAGCCTCAGTGTACTCTGGCATGTGCACTGAGATCTTTAAGGAAGAATCTGTGTTTCACCAGAAGAAAGTCTACTGctttgtgcatctgagtgttCAGGAGTTTCTGGCAGCTCTGTATGTGTTTCACTCTTACATGACTGAGAATCTTGAAGCACTGAAATCCTTCATCAATGACAAATATAGACATAGGCATGATCCCAGCCCCTCAGTTGTATCATGTCTATCAATGCTGAGCTTAAGATCACAGGATCATCTACAGGTCTTACTTAAGAGTGCAGTGGATAAGGCATTGGAGAGCAGGAATGGACACCTCGATCTTTTCCTTCGCTTCCTTATGGGCATCTCTCTGGAGAGCAATCAGAGACTTTTGAAAGGTCTACTGAACTGCACACATAGCATGTCAAAGAGCATTAAAGAAATATGTCAGTATATTAAGAAGCTCAACAGAGAAGATCTCTCTCCAGAACGATGCATCAATCTTTTTCACTGCTTATTTGAAATGAATGATCATTCCATGCAAAAGGAAATTCAAAATTACTTGTCTTCACCAAAGAACATCAACCGGGAGTGGTCCCCTGCCCACTGTTCAGCAATGGCCCACATGCTTCTGATGTCTGAGGAGGTGCTGGAGGAGTTTGACCTGAAGAAATACAACACATCAGATGAGGGACGCAGGAGACTGCTCCCAGCTCTGAGGTTCTGCACAAAAGCACG ACTTGCTTATTGCAAACTCACACATAAGTCCGGTGAGGATGTGGCTTCAATTCTACAGTCACCAAACTTCCTGATAGAGCTGGACATGAGTCACAATGACCTGGGAGATTCTGGAATTCAGCTTCTCGCTAAGGGACTGTCTAGTCCCCACTGCAAACTGCACACATTAAG gctctctGATTGTTTCATCTCAGAGAAGGGTTGTGGTTTTCTGGCTTCAGCTCTGACATCAAACCCCTCCCACCTAAAAGAACTGGATCTGAGCTACAATCATCCTGGGGAATCAGGACTGGAGCTGTTATCTGCTAGACAGAAGGATCCTGTCTGTAAACTGGAGATACTTAA AACTGACCATGCATCTTTAAACAGAGCACGACCACGTTTGCTGATAT ATGCCTCGGAGCTCACACTGGACCCAAACACAGCATAcagatatctctctctctctgtggggaACAGAAAGGTGACATGTGTGAGAGATGAACAGCCATATCCTGACCACCCAGAGAGATTTGACAGGTGGTTTCAGGTGTTGTGTAGAGAGAGTCTGTCTGGACGCTGCTACTGGGAGGCTGAGTGGAGTGGGGATGGAGCTGGTATAGCTGTGACCTATAAAAGCATCAAGAGGAAAGGGGGGGATAATGACATCATTATGGGATGTAATGCCAAGTCCTGGAGTCTGAACTGCACTCCTGACAGTTACCTTGTCTGGCACAATAATAATTATACTGCCAtacctgccccctcctcctgctccagaAGAGTAGGAGTGTACCTGGACTGGCCGGCCGGCACTCTGTCCTTCTACAGCGTCTCCTctgacacactcacccacctgcACACATTCCACTCCACATTCACTGAGCCCCTCTGTCCAGGGTTTTGGACTGTCTCCTCAATGTCCCTGTGCCAGATCTCATAA
- the LOC121719407 gene encoding NLR family CARD domain-containing protein 3-like isoform X6, whose translation MSDRSEQERAVAAGHRPEDEQFWWVTMKKDKEMDGPGNKSSDGEPPVFSSGQDHRLLRPQSQTYRAPSPVPSCLSMKSNWSLPLPPAFSSGPDHRLPHLTRGQCGGEQVKRNPAITPCGPLSKQEEHLRRVIENHKASLKRRFENISEGIIKPGDEILLSKIYTELYITEGESEGVNKDHEVWEVESASRRQTTEDTPINCNDIFKPLPGQEKHIRTVMTKGVAGIGKTVSVQKFILDWTDGVANQDVDFMFPLPFRELNLVRGDQYSLHKLLLDFHPELNELKDGEGYKDCQVVFIFDGLDESRLTLDLEQNSKLSDVKQTSSVDVLMTSLIQRTLLPSALIWITSRPAAASQIPAQYIDQVTEVRGFNDPQKEEYFRKKISDENQANRIISHIKVSRSLHIMCHIPVFCWIAATVLQQMLEKKNIKYIPKTLTEMFIHFLLIQTTRKDQKYHGGTKANQKKLLESQREMLLKLAELAFKSLENGNLMFYEEDLQKCGIGVPEASVYSGMCTEIFKEESVFHQKKVYCFVHLSVQEFLAALYVFHSYMTENLEALKSFINDKYRHRHDPSPSVVSCLSMLSLRSQDHLQVLLKSAVDKALESRNGHLDLFLRFLMGISLESNQRLLKGLLNCTHSMSKSIKEICQYIKKLNREDLSPERCINLFHCLFEMNDHSMQKEIQNYLSSPKNINREWSPAHCSAMAHMLLMSEEVLEEFDLKKYNTSDEGRRRLLPALRFCTKARLSDCFISEKGCGFLASALTSNPSHLKELDLSYNHPGESGLELLSARQKDPVCKLEILKTDHASLNRARPRLLIYASELTLDPNTAYRYLSLSVGNRKVTCVRDEQPYPDHPERFDRWFQVLCRESLSGRCYWEAEWSGDGAGIAVTYKSIKRKGGDNDIIMGCNAKSWSLNCTPDSYLVWHNNNYTAIPAPSSCSRRVGVYLDWPAGTLSFYSVSSDTLTHLHTFHSTFTEPLCPGFWTVSSMSLCQIS comes from the exons TCTGACTCGGGGTCAGTGTGGCGGTGAGCAGGTAAAGAGGAACCCAGCCATCACCCCCTGTGGGCCCCTGAGCAAACAAG AAGAGCACCTAAGGAGAGTTATAGAGAATCATAAAGCCAGTCTGAAGAGGAGGTTTGAGAACATATCTGAAGGCATCATCAAACCAGGAGATGAAATACTCCTCAGTAAGATATACACAGAGCTATAcatcacagagggagagagtgaaggggtGAATAAGGATCATGAGGTTTGGGAGGTAGAGTCAGCATCTCGACGACAAACCACAGAAGACACACCAATCAACTGCAATGACATATTCAAACCCTTACCTGGACAGGAGAAGCACATCAGAACTGTGATGACCAAAGGTGTTGCTGGCATTGGAAAAACAGTCTCAGTGCAGAAGTTCATTCTTGACTGGACAGATGGGGTAGCCAATCAGGATGTAGATTTTATGTTTCCCCTTCCTTTCCGTGAGCTGAATTTAGTCAGGGGTGATCAGTATAGTCTTCACAAGCTCCTGCTTGATTTCCACCCTGAACTGAACGAGCTGAAAGATGGTGAAGGATACAAAGACTGTCAGGTTGTGTTCATCTTTGATGGTTTGGACGAGAGTCGGTTGACTCTGGATCTGGAACAGAACAGTAAGTTGTCTGATGTAAAACAAACATCATCAGTTGATGTTCTGATGACGAGCCTCATTCAAAGAACTCTGCTTCCCTCTGCACTTATCTGGATAACCTCACGACCAGCAGCAGCCAGTCAAATTCCTGCTCAGTATATTGACCAGGTAACAGAAGTACGAGGATTTAATGACCCACAGAAGGAAGAGTACTTCAGGAAGAAAATCAGTGATGAGAATCAGGCCAACAGAATCATCTCACACATTAAGGTATCTAGGAGTCTCCACATCATGTGCCACATTCCTGTCTTCTGTTGGATTGCAGCTACTGTACTTCAGCAGATGCTGGAGAAGAAAAACATCAAATACATTCCCAAAACGCTGACTGAGATGTTCATACACTTCTTGCTCATTCAGACTACCAGGAAGGATCAGAAATATCACGGTGGAACTAAAGCAAATCAAAAGAAACTTCTGGAATCTCAGAGAGAAATGTTACTGAAGCTGGCAGAACTGGCTTTCAAGAGTTTGGAAAATGGAAATCTGATGTTTTATGAGGAAGATCTTCAAAAGTGTGGCATTGGTGTCCCTGAAGCCTCAGTGTACTCTGGCATGTGCACTGAGATCTTTAAGGAAGAATCTGTGTTTCACCAGAAGAAAGTCTACTGctttgtgcatctgagtgttCAGGAGTTTCTGGCAGCTCTGTATGTGTTTCACTCTTACATGACTGAGAATCTTGAAGCACTGAAATCCTTCATCAATGACAAATATAGACATAGGCATGATCCCAGCCCCTCAGTTGTATCATGTCTATCAATGCTGAGCTTAAGATCACAGGATCATCTACAGGTCTTACTTAAGAGTGCAGTGGATAAGGCATTGGAGAGCAGGAATGGACACCTCGATCTTTTCCTTCGCTTCCTTATGGGCATCTCTCTGGAGAGCAATCAGAGACTTTTGAAAGGTCTACTGAACTGCACACATAGCATGTCAAAGAGCATTAAAGAAATATGTCAGTATATTAAGAAGCTCAACAGAGAAGATCTCTCTCCAGAACGATGCATCAATCTTTTTCACTGCTTATTTGAAATGAATGATCATTCCATGCAAAAGGAAATTCAAAATTACTTGTCTTCACCAAAGAACATCAACCGGGAGTGGTCCCCTGCCCACTGTTCAGCAATGGCCCACATGCTTCTGATGTCTGAGGAGGTGCTGGAGGAGTTTGACCTGAAGAAATACAACACATCAGATGAGGGACGCAGGAGACTGCTCCCAGCTCTGAGGTTCTGCACAAAAGCACG gctctctGATTGTTTCATCTCAGAGAAGGGTTGTGGTTTTCTGGCTTCAGCTCTGACATCAAACCCCTCCCACCTAAAAGAACTGGATCTGAGCTACAATCATCCTGGGGAATCAGGACTGGAGCTGTTATCTGCTAGACAGAAGGATCCTGTCTGTAAACTGGAGATACTTAA AACTGACCATGCATCTTTAAACAGAGCACGACCACGTTTGCTGATAT ATGCCTCGGAGCTCACACTGGACCCAAACACAGCATAcagatatctctctctctctgtggggaACAGAAAGGTGACATGTGTGAGAGATGAACAGCCATATCCTGACCACCCAGAGAGATTTGACAGGTGGTTTCAGGTGTTGTGTAGAGAGAGTCTGTCTGGACGCTGCTACTGGGAGGCTGAGTGGAGTGGGGATGGAGCTGGTATAGCTGTGACCTATAAAAGCATCAAGAGGAAAGGGGGGGATAATGACATCATTATGGGATGTAATGCCAAGTCCTGGAGTCTGAACTGCACTCCTGACAGTTACCTTGTCTGGCACAATAATAATTATACTGCCAtacctgccccctcctcctgctccagaAGAGTAGGAGTGTACCTGGACTGGCCGGCCGGCACTCTGTCCTTCTACAGCGTCTCCTctgacacactcacccacctgcACACATTCCACTCCACATTCACTGAGCCCCTCTGTCCAGGGTTTTGGACTGTCTCCTCAATGTCCCTGTGCCAGATCTCATAA